In Misgurnus anguillicaudatus chromosome 5, ASM2758022v2, whole genome shotgun sequence, a genomic segment contains:
- the LOC129441631 gene encoding transposable element Hobo transposase, with amino-acid sequence MTAKKTGTSTMNRHMKQACHDRNYDSGQHQPSMSSFVTPPNIPLRARQAVTEKCVEFCCKDIRPFYVVSGQGFERLAQELINVGATYGRVSAQSILPHHSTVSKACIEKADERREVLAQTLKDALKNGDVAMSTDMWTDDYRKISYIAITCHYITDNYDLVGKTLTTAMFPVEDAKTGKNIRREIVGLLVNKFGLDPSSLNRIVWVTDEGSNIIKALEPYKRLSCLDHLINTVLRHGLHADALSENAPDIGETISAAKGLVRYLKQSGLVAQLSKTVLQMGETRFSTVYLTLKSLQDIYAELREKLETRGEVERIENIAPDLLSFLVTFLEPFYNAQRELEGDKYATINLVCLWVERLKRHCQPSPTDSPQQAFVRQRHAEFIVQKIKVNMLHKVALFLWPKFNKLRMMSPVEIAEVHAHVRTLLLPVDEDAAVAHGATSSTGFTPPAARPRRDSEFAEWENQDDDNEPDEDEVAMYNSQKHAMDDDRDLLKWWKVNGLVYPKLARLARSVLCIPASSSSSKRVFSAAGRTIEQRRTALKPETVDAILFLHDNM; translated from the coding sequence ATGACAGCAAAAAAAACGGGTACTTCGACGATGAACAGACACATGAAGCAGGCTTGCCATGACAGAAATTATGATAGCGGTCAGCATCAGCCCTCAATGTCCTCTTTTGTTACTCCTCCAAACATTCCCCTGAGGGCGAGGCAAGCCGTTACAGAGAAATGCGTTGAGTTTTGCTGCAAGGACATAAGGCCGTTTTACGTTGTAAGTGGCCAGGGCTTCGAGCGGCTAGCTCAAGAATTAATCAATGTTGGTGCTACATATGGTCGTGTTTCGGCCCAGTCCATTCTGCCTCATCATAGCACAGTTTCCAAGGCTTGTATAGAAAAGGCAGATGAGAGGAGGGAAGTTCTGGCACAGACGCTTAAAGATGCTCTAAAGAATGGAGACGTAGCGATGAGCACGGATATGTGGACTGATGACTACAGAAAAATAAGTTACATCGCAATAACGTGCCATTACATCACCGACAATTACGATTTAGTTGGCAAAACTCTCACCACCGCAATGTTTCCCGTGGAAGATgctaaaacaggaaaaaatatCAGACGCGAGATAGTGGGCTTGCTGGTTAACAAATTTGGCCTTGACCCTAGCTCCCTCAACCGAATAGTGTGGGTAACAGATGAAGGCAGCAACATAATCAAAGCCCTAGAACCATATAAAAGGCTTTCTTGTCTTGACCACCTTATTAATACTGTCCTTCGCCACGGTCTGCATGCCGACGCACTGTCCGAAAACGCGCCGGATATAGGAGAGACCATATCTGCTGCGAAAGGACTTGTAAGATATCTAAAACAATCTGGACTGGTTGCGCAATTGTCAAAGACAGTGCTACAGATGGGGGAGACGCGATTCAGCACAGTGTACCTCACACTCAAGTCACTGCAAGACATATACGCAGAGCTACGAGAGAAACTGGAGACCCGCGGTGAAGTTGAGCGCATCGAAAATATTGCACCTGACTTATTGAGCTTTCTGGTCACATTTTTGGAGCCATTTTATAATGCCCAGAGAGAGTTGGAGGGCGACAAATATGCAACCATAAACTTGGTCTGCCTCTGGGTTGAGAGACTGAAGAGACATTGCCAGCCCTCTCCCACTGACTCACCGCAGCAAGCATTTGTGCGCCAGAGACATGCCGAGTTCATTGTGCAAAAAATCAAGGTGAACATGCTTCACAAAGTTGCTCTTTTCCTCTGGCCCAAATTCAACAAATTGAGGATGATGTCTCCTGTAGAGATAGCTGAAGTACATGCTCACGTTCGCACCTTACTCTTGCCTGTGGATGAAGATGCTGCGGTGGCTCACGGTGCAACGAGCAGTACTGGCTTCACACCACCAGCAGCCAGGCCCAGGAGAGACTCCGAATTTGCTGAGTGGGAGAACCAAGACGATGATAACGAACCAGATGAGGATGAAGTGGCTATGTACAATTCACAAAAGCATGCCATGGATGACGACCGGGATCTACTGAAATGGTGGAAAGTGAACGGATTGGTGTACCCAAAACTAGCCAGGCTGGCAAGATCCGTCCTCTGCATTCCAGcaagcagcagcagcagcaaacGGGTGTTCAGCGCAGCTGGCCGAACGATAGAGCAGAGGAGGACCGCTCTGAAACCAGAAACTGTCGACGCAATCTTGTTCTTGCATGACAACATGTAG